A stretch of the Ensifer sp. PDNC004 genome encodes the following:
- a CDS encoding PAS domain-containing protein — MNALIELFWFKYSQLQYAVRTADEHLIGILDRELDPILRSVYDEKAVSVEDARLQFQFLIDILRVEADDISCVLRHSQLLQSLINRYFAATGAENLADLQLERLPAQPNKGRADEGLLNEAILDSFPDRLAVITPDYRYLYTNPRNAEHLESRPMDLIGRHIVEFIGIQRFELRVKSYLDRCFAGEVVDYTFAKTVDARTVVVRCRLTPCMSSTGKLIGAILVIQEHADRRRAIAA; from the coding sequence TTGAACGCACTGATTGAGCTGTTCTGGTTCAAGTATTCGCAGCTGCAGTATGCCGTACGTACGGCAGACGAGCATTTGATCGGGATTCTGGATCGCGAATTGGATCCGATCTTGAGGTCAGTCTACGACGAGAAGGCGGTGAGCGTCGAAGACGCCCGGCTTCAGTTCCAGTTCTTGATCGACATTCTGCGCGTCGAAGCCGACGACATTTCCTGCGTGCTGCGCCATTCGCAGTTGCTGCAATCGCTGATCAACCGCTATTTCGCCGCGACCGGCGCGGAGAACCTTGCCGACCTGCAGCTGGAGCGCCTGCCGGCGCAACCGAACAAGGGCAGGGCGGACGAAGGATTGCTCAACGAGGCCATCCTCGACAGCTTCCCGGACCGGTTGGCGGTGATCACGCCCGACTACCGCTATCTCTACACCAATCCACGCAATGCCGAGCATCTGGAAAGCCGCCCGATGGACCTGATCGGCCGGCATATCGTCGAGTTCATCGGCATCCAGCGGTTCGAGCTGCGGGTGAAATCCTATCTCGACCGGTGTTTCGCCGGCGAGGTGGTGGACTACACCTTCGCCAAGACGGTCGATGCGCGCACGGTCGTCGTGCGCTGCCGGCTGACGCCGTGCATGTCGAGCACAGGCAAGCTGATCGGCGC